The genome window GAACGCCCGGTCCTGCTCGCGGGAGGCCTCGTCGGCGTCGGCCCGCTCGGCGGGCCCGTCGGTGTTCGGGAGGCCTTCGGAGACGGGCCCGTCACGGTCAGCGTCGGTGCCGCCCGCCCCGAGGTTCTCCTCGCGCCAGATACCCAACGCCTGGGAGGCGATGCCGAGTCCGCCCAGGTCACCGATGTTCTCGCCGAGCGTGAGCTCGCCGTTGACCTGGTGCTCGGGGGCCTCAGCGGGCCTGAGCACCTCATACTGGCCGACGAGCCGGGCGGTGCGTTCCTCGAAGGCCGCACGGTCGGCGTCGGTCCACCAGTTCTGCAGGGAGCCGTCTCCGGCGTATTGGGAGCCCTGGTCGTCGAAGCCGTGGCCGATCTCATGGCCGATGACCGCGCCGATGGCACCGAAGTTCTCCGCTGCCAGCCGGTTCGGGTCGAAGAACGGGGGCTGGAGGATGGCGGCGGGGAACACGATCGCGTTCTCCAGCGGGGAGTAATAGGCATTGACCGTCTGCGGGGTCATGTGCCATTCCTCCGGGTCCGGCCCCGTCTCGATCTTGGCGAGGTCGCGTTCGAACTCGAACGCGTTGGCGGCCCGGACGTTGGCGATGAGGTTCTCCGGATCCACGGCCAGGGACGAGTAGTCGATCCACTTCACGGGGAACCCCACCATGGGCTTGAACATGGACAACTTCTCCAGGGCCTTCTGGCGGGTGTCCTCCCCCATCCAGTCAAGGGTGCTGATCGACCGGCGGTAGGCCTCGATGAGTGCGGAGATGAGGCCGTCCATGGCGGCCTGGTGGCCGGCCGGGAAATGCTTGGCCACATACAGCCGGCCGACATCCTCGCCCACGGCGCCGTTCACGAAGGCGACGCCGCGCTTCCAACGGGGCCGGACCTCCTCGGTGCCGGCGATCTTGCGGCCGTAGAACTCGAAGTTCTCGTTGACGAAGGCCTCGGTCAGGTAGGGCGCGGCGGACCGGAGCAGCTGGAGCTGTAGCCACCGCTTCCACGTGCCCAGGTCCTCCTCCACGAGCAGCGTCTGCATCGCGGCCAGGAAGTCCGGCTGCCAGACGACGACCTCTGCACTGCGGCCACCCGTGGCGCCGACACCCTCGAGCCAGCGCTCGGCCAGCGGGAAGGCCTTCAGCAAGGCGGTCTGGTCCAGGAGGTTGTACCGGGCCACGGCGTCACGGACCTTGACGACGTCCCAGTGGGCGGCGGCGATCTTGGTCTCCAGGTCCACCACCCGGTCCGCGTCCCGCTCGGCCTCGTCCCGGTCCCCGCCAATGCCGGCGAGCATGAACACGTTGTCCACGTGCTGGCGGTAGTCCGTGACCAGCTCCGCGAACTTCTCCTCGCGATAGTAGGACTCGTCCGGCAGCCCGAGGCCGTCCTGGATCAGGTGCAGCAGCATGCGCTCGGGGTTCCCGGCGTCATTCAGGGATCCCGTGCCGATCAGCCCGCTGACCCCGGCACGCTGCAGTTGGCCGGAGAGGTGGATGAGCTCCTCCGGCGTGGAGACGCCCTCGATCTGGGCGAGGTCGGCGACGATCGGTTCGAGGCCTCGCTCCTCCACTCCGGATTCGTCCATGAAGGAGGCGTAGAGGGCGCCGATCCGACCACGGGCGCCGTCGTCGTCATGGCCCGCGGCGAAGGGGCCGGACTCACGCCCCGCGCCCGGGCCGGACCAGAAGTGCGCGGCCGCGTCCTCGGCGATGTGTCGCACGGCCAGTTCCGAGGCGTCCCGCAACTCCATGAACGCCCCGTAGGCACCCTGGTCCGCGGGGATCGAGTTGGACTGCAGCCAGGCACCGTTGACGTGCCGGTAGAGGTCCTCGCGGGCGCTGGGCTGCCGGGATGGGGTGGTTTCAGTCACGGATGCTCCTAGGAAGGGCCGGGCATGTCCACCGATCCTAGCGGCGAAGGGCCCCGACTCAGACGAGCGACTGAAGACGGCCCAGGGACTGGTCCATCTGGTCGGAGCTGATGGCGGGGAAGATGTTCTTGGCCAGCAGCTCCTGGTCGGTGACCTGGGACCAGTCGTAGGTCAAGGAGACCTCCGTGGTGTCCTGGTCCACCGGTTCCAGCTGGTACACCCACTGCCAGCCGCCCGGCTCCCCGCCGACGGGGCCCGGCTTCCAGCCCACGAGCTTGTTCTCGTCATAGGCCACCACGTGGTTCTCACGCTGGTAGTCGCCGCCCTGGGACTCGGCGTGCATGTTCATGACGAACGTGTCGCCGACCTGCTGGATGCGCTGGGACTTCTCATCTGCACGCACCATGTCGGAGCCGTCGAACTCCCGATGCCGGGCCGGAAGGGTCAGGATCTGGAAGATGTCCTTGGCCGGGGCCTCGATGGTCCGGGTGACAGTCTGCTTCTTCTCGCCGTGTGCGGTCTCGTTCATCGTCATGCTGCACCCTAAACACGTCCGGCGCCGGACGTGCAAGGGCAGTGGCGCGCCAGTCTGTCAGCCGGACCGGTCAGGCGGAGTCAGCCGGACCGGTCAGGCGGAGTCAGCCGGAGCGGTCAGCCGGAGCCAGCCGGAGCGGTTGCCGGCCCGCCCCGACCTACCGCCGAGTGGCCGGCAGGATCATGTTGTCGATGAGCCGGACCGATTCGACGGTGGCGGCCACCAGGGCGAGCGCCTCATGTTCCAGCGGGGCGGCGAGCTGCTCGGAGCTCAGGGGCTCCAGGGTCGAGTGGTCCACGATCTCCAGATAGTCCAGGCCCGCCAGGGGCTCGGCCCGGACCAGCGCGCGGGCCGCCTCCA of Citricoccus sp. K5 contains these proteins:
- a CDS encoding M13 family metallopeptidase; this translates as MTETTPSRQPSAREDLYRHVNGAWLQSNSIPADQGAYGAFMELRDASELAVRHIAEDAAAHFWSGPGAGRESGPFAAGHDDDGARGRIGALYASFMDESGVEERGLEPIVADLAQIEGVSTPEELIHLSGQLQRAGVSGLIGTGSLNDAGNPERMLLHLIQDGLGLPDESYYREEKFAELVTDYRQHVDNVFMLAGIGGDRDEAERDADRVVDLETKIAAAHWDVVKVRDAVARYNLLDQTALLKAFPLAERWLEGVGATGGRSAEVVVWQPDFLAAMQTLLVEEDLGTWKRWLQLQLLRSAAPYLTEAFVNENFEFYGRKIAGTEEVRPRWKRGVAFVNGAVGEDVGRLYVAKHFPAGHQAAMDGLISALIEAYRRSISTLDWMGEDTRQKALEKLSMFKPMVGFPVKWIDYSSLAVDPENLIANVRAANAFEFERDLAKIETGPDPEEWHMTPQTVNAYYSPLENAIVFPAAILQPPFFDPNRLAAENFGAIGAVIGHEIGHGFDDQGSQYAGDGSLQNWWTDADRAAFEERTARLVGQYEVLRPAEAPEHQVNGELTLGENIGDLGGLGIASQALGIWREENLGAGGTDADRDGPVSEGLPNTDGPAERADADEASREQDRAFFASWAECWRQLTRTETAITRITSDPHSPNEFRCNQVVKNLDAFHEAYGTEPGDAMWLDPEDRVTIW
- a CDS encoding SRPBCC family protein translates to MNETAHGEKKQTVTRTIEAPAKDIFQILTLPARHREFDGSDMVRADEKSQRIQQVGDTFVMNMHAESQGGDYQRENHVVAYDENKLVGWKPGPVGGEPGGWQWVYQLEPVDQDTTEVSLTYDWSQVTDQELLAKNIFPAISSDQMDQSLGRLQSLV